From Amphritea atlantica, a single genomic window includes:
- a CDS encoding DUF3422 domain-containing protein — translation MQFHSQRQMIADEVHARPFQQLSPPLKVLHFALMLGDKSIAEVRNDISEFFLQCGGEAMQPEASFCYQQLESLALRWEAHTEFYTLTLYQNRLDKDWQQSVTGLPENWSDQLPGELITGVQIQVMEPSAEGDEEMAREVFRNHQLIGSRVMRGAARVWTDFRAEGEFYLDRILVKNIHMHGYQCGRLIQRLCEIDTYRAVALLGLEPARQTMKEVSRLDRELAEITLKLSELDKGDESETLDALMALSAQAEEISADTVNRFSASDAYYALVRMRISELEEIRIEGLQTLEQFIERRVDPAMRTWQAAAQRLERLSQRIARCSDLLRSRVDLSTEQKIHGLLSSMNKRTRRQLNLQAKLETFSIIVVTYYVFDLVERTIRHLTSGEPREMAIHWLSYSLPVVVLMVWWYVRRITKEFKSDD, via the coding sequence GTGCAGTTTCATTCACAACGTCAGATGATTGCCGATGAAGTTCATGCCCGGCCATTTCAGCAACTGAGTCCACCTTTAAAGGTGCTGCATTTCGCTCTGATGCTGGGGGATAAAAGTATCGCAGAAGTGCGTAATGATATCTCTGAGTTTTTTCTTCAGTGTGGGGGGGAGGCGATGCAGCCGGAGGCCAGCTTCTGTTATCAGCAGCTGGAGTCACTGGCGCTGCGCTGGGAAGCGCATACTGAGTTTTATACTCTGACGCTGTATCAGAATCGGCTCGATAAAGACTGGCAACAATCGGTCACCGGTCTTCCCGAGAACTGGAGTGACCAGCTTCCCGGTGAACTGATAACCGGGGTGCAGATACAGGTGATGGAACCTTCGGCCGAAGGCGATGAAGAGATGGCCAGAGAGGTGTTCAGAAACCATCAACTGATCGGTTCCCGTGTGATGCGGGGGGCGGCCCGTGTCTGGACCGATTTTCGTGCCGAAGGCGAATTTTATCTGGACCGGATTCTGGTGAAAAATATCCATATGCACGGCTACCAGTGCGGCCGGTTGATACAGCGTCTGTGTGAGATCGATACTTATCGTGCCGTAGCTTTGCTGGGGCTTGAGCCTGCCCGGCAGACGATGAAAGAAGTATCCCGGCTTGACCGGGAACTGGCTGAGATAACACTGAAATTAAGTGAGCTCGATAAGGGGGATGAATCTGAGACTCTGGATGCTCTGATGGCGTTGTCGGCCCAGGCAGAAGAGATCTCAGCGGATACCGTCAACCGGTTTTCAGCCTCCGATGCTTATTATGCGCTGGTTAGAATGAGGATCTCCGAGCTGGAAGAGATTCGTATAGAGGGGTTGCAAACCCTTGAGCAATTTATTGAACGCCGGGTAGACCCGGCGATGCGTACCTGGCAGGCGGCGGCCCAGCGACTTGAGCGCCTGTCTCAGCGCATAGCCCGTTGCAGTGATCTGCTTCGTTCCCGGGTTGATTTGTCAACTGAGCAGAAAATTCACGGTCTGCTCAGTTCGATGAATAAACGCACCCGGCGTCAGCTTAATCTGCAGGCGAAACTGGAAACCTTCTCTATTATCGTCGTGACTTACTATGTTTTCGATCTGGTGGAGCGCACCATTCGCCATCTGACTTCGGGTGAGCCCCGGGAAATGGCGATTCACTGGCTTAGCTACTCTCTGCCCGTGGTTGTTCTGATGGTCTGGTGGTATGTTCGCCGTATCACCAAAGAGTTTAAGTCAGATGATTAA
- a CDS encoding nitrous oxide reductase accessory protein NosL gives MKHWLKLFVILLPLGGLAGCGEDEKETMVRQAIAIESGAECHLCGMIISNFPGPKGQLYAKGTRGNMQFCSTRDLFAFIVDPENQQNIQEVYVHDMAVTPWDHPDDETYIDARQAFFVIGHRKKGAMGPTLASFSKQADAEAFADSEGGKVYRFEQITLDLLISMNNMMAE, from the coding sequence ATGAAGCACTGGTTAAAGCTGTTCGTTATTCTGCTGCCGCTGGGGGGGCTGGCGGGTTGTGGTGAAGATGAAAAGGAAACGATGGTACGACAGGCGATCGCGATAGAAAGCGGGGCAGAGTGCCACCTGTGCGGTATGATTATCAGCAACTTTCCCGGCCCCAAGGGGCAGCTGTATGCAAAGGGAACCCGGGGCAATATGCAGTTCTGTTCTACCCGGGATCTGTTTGCTTTTATTGTCGATCCAGAAAATCAGCAGAATATTCAGGAGGTCTATGTCCACGATATGGCCGTCACCCCCTGGGATCATCCGGATGATGAAACCTATATTGATGCCCGACAGGCATTCTTCGTCATCGGTCACCGGAAAAAAGGCGCGATGGGGCCAACACTTGCCAGCTTTTCCAAACAGGCCGATGCCGAAGCGTTTGCCGATTCTGAGGGTGGCAAGGTCTATCGTTTCGAGCAGATCACGCTGGATCTGCTGATTAGTATGAACAATATGATGGCAGAGTGA
- a CDS encoding PA2779 family protein, whose amino-acid sequence MMQHSSLRHAWIGRIIIALMLVMSFQSVTVNAAMVSTDTIIQTENQQYTKSELLQKLESVELQQQLVDMGVDPQDLQQRVASLTPDEISQLNANLASQPAGEGVLGLIGLVFVVFVITDMLCATDLFSFVHCINR is encoded by the coding sequence ATGATGCAACACAGCAGTCTCAGACACGCCTGGATAGGCCGGATCATTATCGCGTTGATGCTGGTTATGAGCTTTCAGAGTGTCACCGTCAATGCCGCAATGGTTTCCACAGACACCATCATCCAGACAGAAAACCAGCAATACACCAAGAGCGAATTACTGCAAAAACTGGAGTCGGTCGAACTACAGCAACAGCTTGTGGATATGGGGGTTGATCCGCAGGATCTTCAACAGCGTGTCGCCAGCCTGACCCCGGATGAGATCAGCCAGTTGAACGCAAACCTGGCTTCGCAACCGGCCGGTGAAGGAGTTCTGGGCCTTATTGGTCTGGTATTTGTCGTGTTCGTCATCACCGATATGCTCTGTGCAACTGACCTGTTCAGCTTTGTTCACTGTATCAATCGCTGA
- a CDS encoding MarR family transcriptional regulator translates to MNEKHASQDNKELHLDLSQYFPYQLATLDTAVSQSISQLYSGRFNLNRQEWRIMAALGTKKAMSAKEISAHCNLEKMQVSRTISRLKDSELILQQEDHADRRYTRLSLTEKGKAIYRKLVPLILAREAFILSALSEEELDQLLSLMEKIRQKALELQQWG, encoded by the coding sequence GTGAACGAAAAACATGCCTCTCAGGATAATAAAGAGCTGCATCTGGATCTGAGCCAATACTTCCCCTACCAGTTAGCGACCCTGGACACAGCGGTCAGCCAATCGATATCACAGCTCTATTCCGGACGTTTTAATCTGAATCGGCAGGAGTGGCGGATCATGGCCGCACTCGGCACTAAAAAAGCGATGTCGGCTAAAGAGATATCAGCGCATTGTAACCTGGAAAAAATGCAGGTCAGCCGGACCATCTCACGGCTAAAAGATTCTGAACTGATACTTCAGCAGGAAGACCATGCAGATCGCCGCTACACCCGCCTCAGCCTGACCGAGAAAGGCAAAGCAATCTACAGAAAACTGGTACCGCTGATTCTGGCTCGGGAGGCATTTATCCTTTCCGCGCTATCCGAAGAGGAGCTGGATCAACTGCTGAGCCTGATGGAAAAAATACGTCAGAAAGCCCTGGAACTTCAGCAGTGGGGCTGA
- a CDS encoding VOC family protein produces the protein MIQIEQIHHVAYRCNDAKETVEFYKDVLNMDFLVAIAEDRVPSTKEPDPYMHLFLDAGNGNILAFFELPTKPKMDRDQNTPSWVQHIAFRVKDETALLAAKKEIESKGINVIGPTEHGIIRSIYFFDPNGHRLELTYVKGTDEQMTELKRVAPLMLEEWTQTKKAPKHAAWLHEEEFNGLD, from the coding sequence ATGATCCAGATTGAACAAATACATCATGTTGCATATCGCTGTAACGACGCCAAAGAAACCGTTGAGTTTTATAAGGATGTGCTGAATATGGACTTTCTGGTTGCGATTGCGGAAGACCGTGTGCCTTCTACAAAAGAGCCTGATCCCTATATGCATCTGTTTCTGGATGCCGGCAATGGTAATATTCTGGCGTTCTTTGAGCTGCCGACTAAACCGAAGATGGACAGAGATCAGAATACTCCGTCATGGGTACAGCATATCGCTTTCCGGGTAAAAGATGAGACTGCATTGCTGGCAGCAAAAAAAGAGATTGAGTCTAAAGGTATTAACGTAATCGGGCCTACCGAACACGGTATTATTCGTTCAATCTACTTTTTTGACCCCAACGGTCACCGTCTGGAGCTGACCTACGTTAAAGGAACGGATGAACAGATGACAGAACTGAAACGGGTTGCACCGCTGATGCTGGAAGAGTGGACGCAGACTAAAAAAGCGCCGAAGCATGCTGCCTGGCTTCACGAAGAAGAGTTTAACGGGCTGGACTAA
- a CDS encoding ABC-F family ATPase: protein MLTTANITMQFGAKPLFENISVKFGEGNRYGLIGANGCGKSTLMKILGGDLEPSAGNVSKDPNERIGKLRQDQFAFEEFTVIDTVIMGHAELWQIKQERDRIYSLPDMTEEEGIKVAELEVEFAELDGYTAESRAGELLLGLDIPTEQHFGPMSEVAPGWKLRVLLAQALFADPDILLLDEPTNNLDINTIRWLEGVLNERNSTMIIISHDRHFLNSVCTHMADLDYGELRVYPGNYDDYMIASTALQERLQSDNAKKKAQIAELRSFVSRFSANASKAKQATSRARQIEKIELNDIKPSSRQSPYIRFDQEKKLHRLALEIEGLTKGYGGEPLIKDLSMMVEVGERIAIIGPNGIGKTTLLKCLQGDLEPDSGLVKWSENSNIGYYAQDHAHEFAEESNLFDWMAQWTKSGSDEQVIRASLGRMLFSQNEIKKSVKVLSGGEQGRMLLGKLILQQPNILLMDEPTNHMDMESIEALNLALENFEGTLIFVSHDREFVSSLATRIIDMREDGLTDFRGGYEEYLKKQGISG from the coding sequence TTGCTGACTACCGCTAATATCACTATGCAGTTTGGCGCCAAGCCTCTGTTCGAAAATATCTCTGTTAAATTTGGTGAAGGCAACCGCTACGGCCTGATCGGCGCGAACGGCTGCGGTAAATCGACCCTGATGAAGATTCTGGGTGGTGATCTGGAACCTTCAGCCGGCAATGTCAGCAAAGACCCGAATGAGCGCATCGGTAAACTGCGTCAGGATCAGTTTGCCTTTGAAGAGTTCACCGTTATCGACACGGTGATCATGGGACATGCTGAACTTTGGCAGATCAAACAGGAGCGGGATCGTATCTACTCGCTGCCCGATATGACTGAAGAGGAAGGGATCAAAGTCGCTGAACTTGAAGTTGAGTTTGCCGAGCTGGATGGTTATACCGCTGAATCCCGTGCAGGAGAGCTGCTGCTGGGACTGGATATTCCCACGGAACAGCATTTTGGCCCGATGAGTGAAGTGGCGCCTGGCTGGAAACTCCGGGTGCTGTTGGCTCAGGCGCTGTTTGCCGATCCGGATATCCTGCTGTTGGACGAACCTACCAACAACCTGGATATCAACACCATCCGCTGGCTGGAAGGTGTGCTGAACGAGCGTAACAGCACCATGATCATCATCTCCCACGACCGCCACTTCCTCAACTCCGTCTGCACCCACATGGCAGACCTGGATTACGGTGAGCTGCGGGTTTATCCGGGCAACTATGACGATTATATGATCGCCTCGACGGCCCTGCAGGAACGTCTACAGTCTGACAATGCCAAGAAGAAAGCCCAGATTGCTGAACTTCGCAGCTTTGTCAGCCGTTTCTCTGCCAACGCCTCCAAGGCAAAACAGGCAACCTCCCGGGCACGCCAGATTGAGAAGATAGAACTCAACGATATTAAGCCTTCCAGCCGTCAGAGCCCCTATATCCGCTTTGACCAGGAGAAGAAGCTGCACCGTCTGGCACTGGAAATTGAGGGACTGACCAAAGGTTATGGTGGTGAGCCGCTGATTAAAGATCTCAGTATGATGGTGGAAGTCGGTGAACGGATCGCTATTATCGGCCCCAACGGCATCGGTAAAACCACCCTGCTGAAATGTCTGCAGGGTGACCTTGAACCCGACAGTGGCCTGGTGAAATGGTCCGAAAACAGCAATATCGGGTATTACGCACAGGATCACGCCCACGAGTTTGCTGAAGAGAGTAATCTGTTTGACTGGATGGCCCAGTGGACCAAGTCCGGGTCTGACGAACAGGTCATCCGGGCCTCTCTGGGACGAATGCTGTTCTCACAGAATGAGATTAAGAAATCGGTCAAGGTACTTTCCGGGGGTGAACAAGGCCGCATGCTGCTGGGAAAACTGATCCTGCAGCAACCCAATATCCTGCTGATGGACGAACCCACAAACCATATGGATATGGAGTCCATTGAAGCGCTCAACCTGGCGCTGGAAAACTTTGAGGGCACGCTGATCTTTGTCAGCCATGACCGTGAGTTTGTATCCTCTCTGGCAACCCGGATAATCGATATGCGTGAAGACGGGCTGACCGACTTCCGCGGTGGTTATGAAGAGTATCTGAAGAAACAGGGTATTTCCGGCTGA
- a CDS encoding peptidylprolyl isomerase, producing MSVTKDKVVQFHYNLSDAENSVEETTRGGSPMAYLHGHNNMISGLEQAMEGKAKGDLFSVTLEPKDAYGEFLPGCEQRIPVKHLQGAKRWRPGMVGTVQTEEGMRQVKVVKVGKFMVTVDNNHPLAGKTLTFDIEIVDIRDASAEEIAHGHAHGDGGHHH from the coding sequence ATGAGCGTTACAAAAGATAAAGTCGTGCAGTTTCACTACAACCTGAGCGATGCAGAAAACAGTGTTGAAGAAACCACCCGGGGAGGCTCGCCAATGGCTTACCTGCATGGCCACAATAATATGATCAGTGGTCTGGAGCAGGCAATGGAAGGGAAAGCGAAAGGCGATCTTTTTTCTGTCACGCTGGAGCCAAAGGATGCCTACGGTGAGTTTCTGCCAGGCTGTGAACAGCGTATTCCGGTGAAACATCTGCAGGGCGCAAAGAGATGGCGCCCGGGCATGGTAGGCACTGTGCAAACCGAGGAGGGGATGCGACAGGTGAAAGTCGTTAAGGTGGGTAAATTCATGGTGACTGTGGATAATAACCACCCACTGGCGGGTAAAACACTGACCTTCGATATCGAGATCGTCGATATCCGCGATGCCTCAGCCGAGGAGATCGCTCATGGACATGCCCATGGGGATGGCGGGCATCATCACTAA
- a CDS encoding PA2778 family cysteine peptidase, which yields MFTVSIADRDSTRLSRLFTQRLSAAVLLIAIVLMTGCSSNPQLVDSLAADPAIKGYSEIAGLAYFPQQDDQCGPASLATMLAYNQITTTLEQLRPSLYIPQKGGTLAIEMDARARQFNLIVYPLRPDMADILLELDAGHPVLVMQNLGFSWLPQWHFAVAIGYDLNAQQILLRSGPDKRYPADLSLFEKTWSRADNWARVILPPDQLPATATPLRYTAAANKLEQLGLHNPALQQAAAQAYQTALKQWPDNAAALMGLGNISYARQRYTSAADYFIRYIEKSATPAAGWNNLAYALMQTGCTQSAIESISCAVSIAPEQPAYHDSLNELSNIAAQQGSQERCSRPACIVPK from the coding sequence TTGTTCACTGTATCAATCGCTGACCGGGATTCCACGCGGCTCAGCCGGTTATTCACTCAGCGGCTATCAGCAGCAGTACTGCTGATAGCAATCGTGCTGATGACCGGTTGTAGCAGCAACCCACAACTCGTCGACTCATTAGCCGCCGATCCTGCCATCAAAGGTTACTCTGAAATCGCTGGATTAGCCTATTTCCCGCAACAGGATGATCAGTGCGGACCGGCATCACTGGCCACCATGCTGGCCTACAACCAGATCACGACAACCCTTGAACAGTTACGCCCCTCGCTGTATATTCCGCAAAAAGGCGGAACCCTGGCAATTGAAATGGACGCCAGAGCACGGCAGTTTAACCTGATTGTCTATCCGCTGAGGCCCGATATGGCCGATATATTGCTGGAGCTGGATGCCGGACATCCGGTTCTGGTGATGCAAAACCTCGGCTTCAGCTGGTTGCCTCAATGGCATTTCGCAGTTGCCATCGGTTATGACCTGAACGCACAACAGATCCTGCTGCGTTCGGGTCCGGATAAGCGTTATCCCGCCGATCTTTCGCTGTTTGAGAAGACCTGGTCACGGGCAGACAACTGGGCCAGAGTAATACTTCCACCCGATCAGCTACCAGCAACTGCCACACCTTTGCGTTACACTGCCGCCGCGAATAAGCTTGAGCAACTCGGGCTGCACAACCCTGCTTTACAGCAAGCCGCAGCACAAGCCTATCAGACCGCGTTAAAACAGTGGCCTGACAATGCTGCCGCGCTGATGGGACTCGGTAATATCAGCTACGCCCGGCAACGTTACACTTCGGCCGCTGACTATTTCATCCGCTATATTGAAAAGAGTGCCACACCTGCCGCCGGCTGGAATAACCTGGCGTACGCATTAATGCAAACAGGCTGCACTCAGTCGGCCATTGAATCGATCAGCTGCGCCGTATCAATCGCACCGGAGCAGCCTGCCTACCACGACAGCCTCAATGAACTCAGCAATATCGCCGCACAACAGGGTAGTCAAGAACGCTGCTCACGCCCCGCCTGTATTGTTCCGAAGTAA
- a CDS encoding OsmC family protein has protein sequence MKTERLTFTGHDGSLLAARLDLPVGKPAAYALFAHCFTCSKDFQASRRISQRLASLGIAVLRFDFTGLGHSQGEFANTGFSSNMQDLLQATRFMRENYSAPQLLIGHSLGGAAILAIAREVPEAKAVVTIGAPADPGHVLQNFGDQLGEICTEGEASVKLGGREFTIKREFVEDISAISLERAVSGLRKALLVMHAPLDETVDIVNAARLFQMAKHPKSFVTLDSADHLLSRQEDADYAAEMISAWAQRYIDVQILPKYLNAPEGITRVCEADPDSFTQDISAAGHHLIADEPISYGGNYLGPTPYQLVAAGLGACTSMTLRMYARQKKIPLEHVQVDVSHAKIHAQDCLSCDKNGGKIDQFERQITLTGDLTGEQRKRLLEIADRCPVHKTLEGDISIVTRLTD, from the coding sequence ATGAAAACTGAGCGTTTAACGTTTACCGGCCATGATGGATCATTACTGGCGGCGAGGCTGGATCTGCCGGTGGGTAAACCGGCAGCGTATGCGCTGTTTGCGCACTGTTTTACCTGTTCTAAAGATTTTCAGGCTTCCCGGCGAATTTCTCAGCGCTTGGCATCGTTAGGGATTGCCGTTCTCCGTTTTGATTTTACCGGACTGGGTCACTCGCAGGGGGAGTTTGCCAATACCGGGTTCAGCTCGAATATGCAGGACCTGCTACAGGCAACCCGGTTTATGCGCGAAAACTATTCGGCTCCCCAGCTATTGATTGGTCACTCTCTGGGTGGCGCGGCTATTCTGGCAATTGCCCGCGAGGTGCCCGAGGCGAAGGCGGTGGTGACTATCGGAGCACCGGCTGATCCCGGGCATGTACTGCAAAACTTTGGCGATCAGCTGGGCGAAATATGCACAGAGGGGGAGGCCAGTGTGAAGCTGGGGGGACGCGAGTTCACAATCAAACGTGAATTTGTTGAAGATATCTCCGCCATCTCTCTGGAGCGGGCTGTGTCAGGATTACGTAAAGCGTTGCTGGTGATGCATGCTCCCCTGGATGAGACGGTAGACATCGTCAACGCTGCCCGGCTGTTTCAGATGGCTAAGCATCCAAAAAGTTTCGTTACGCTGGATTCTGCGGATCATCTGCTTAGCCGACAAGAGGATGCTGATTATGCGGCGGAAATGATTTCCGCCTGGGCGCAGCGCTATATTGATGTCCAGATACTGCCTAAATACCTCAATGCGCCAGAAGGTATAACCCGGGTCTGCGAGGCAGACCCTGACAGTTTTACTCAGGATATCAGTGCTGCAGGCCATCATCTGATCGCGGATGAACCCATCAGTTATGGCGGCAACTACCTGGGACCGACGCCATATCAACTGGTGGCTGCAGGACTGGGGGCATGTACCTCTATGACCCTCAGGATGTATGCGCGACAAAAAAAGATTCCTCTGGAACATGTTCAGGTCGATGTATCGCACGCAAAAATTCATGCTCAGGACTGTCTGTCCTGTGATAAAAACGGTGGTAAGATAGATCAGTTTGAACGGCAGATTACCCTGACAGGGGATCTCACCGGGGAACAACGCAAACGTTTGCTTGAGATTGCAGACCGCTGTCCGGTGCATAAAACCCTTGAGGGGGATATCAGCATTGTGACTCGTTTAACGGACTAA
- a CDS encoding transcription elongation factor GreAB produces the protein MDKKQLIAQIICQLQADLEMNIAAANEARDAATHEENVAENKYDTLGLEASYLAHGQSKRVQALEVNLTDYRNMPLREFAEDSAAGLGALVTLENDEGCVKRLFIGPAGGGIQVEGGSEVVIVITPQSPIGQALTGRYPGDIVKLPQGEFEITGVS, from the coding sequence ATGGATAAGAAACAACTTATAGCACAGATTATCTGCCAGCTTCAGGCAGATCTGGAGATGAACATTGCGGCCGCTAACGAGGCCCGGGATGCGGCGACCCATGAAGAGAACGTAGCGGAAAATAAATATGATACTCTGGGGCTGGAGGCCTCCTATCTGGCCCACGGACAATCCAAACGAGTGCAGGCGCTGGAGGTTAATCTGACCGATTACCGCAATATGCCGCTGCGCGAGTTCGCCGAAGACTCTGCCGCAGGCCTGGGAGCATTAGTCACGCTTGAAAATGATGAAGGCTGCGTGAAACGCCTGTTCATCGGTCCCGCAGGCGGGGGAATTCAGGTTGAGGGCGGCTCTGAAGTGGTTATTGTGATTACCCCCCAATCCCCCATCGGCCAGGCATTAACGGGGCGCTATCCGGGCGATATTGTTAAACTGCCTCAGGGTGAATTTGAGATTACTGGGGTCAGTTGA
- a CDS encoding ion transporter yields MTARRKLTYEILDIGNKQHTLGRVIDIFLIVLISLNVLFVILETLPSISALEHRWFYWFEVFSVIVFSIEYVARVWSCVEDEAINHKHPVWGRLRYMLTPLALIDLIVILPFYLSMMLVVDLRFMRVLRLLRVFKLTRYSASMSLLLQVLHREARSIGAALFVLFMLIIVASSLIYFAEHHAQPEVFSSIPAAMWWAIVTMTTVGYGDVIPITVMGKIMASVISIMSLGIVALPAGLLASGFSEAIRERRRTYEKMVNLALQDGEIDSVEHKALNQMRETLGISKEDAAHILHANIDRKMELDLGRDLNQLRQEIDAVLHDHCPHCNHPVKWLERRNRK; encoded by the coding sequence ATGACCGCCAGACGTAAACTGACCTACGAAATTCTTGATATCGGCAATAAGCAGCACACATTGGGACGTGTAATTGATATTTTTCTGATCGTACTGATCTCACTGAATGTGCTGTTCGTTATACTGGAAACGCTGCCCTCCATCAGTGCACTGGAGCATCGCTGGTTTTACTGGTTTGAGGTGTTCTCCGTTATTGTCTTCAGCATAGAATATGTAGCCAGGGTGTGGAGTTGCGTTGAGGATGAAGCGATAAATCATAAACACCCGGTATGGGGGCGGCTACGCTATATGCTGACCCCTCTGGCACTGATTGATCTGATAGTCATTCTGCCGTTTTATCTGAGTATGATGCTGGTTGTAGACCTCCGCTTTATGCGGGTTCTGAGGCTGCTGCGGGTATTTAAACTCACTCGCTACTCCGCCTCTATGTCGTTACTGTTGCAGGTCCTGCATCGGGAAGCCCGATCCATCGGTGCGGCGCTATTTGTCCTGTTTATGCTGATCATTGTCGCTTCCAGTCTGATCTATTTTGCCGAGCATCATGCCCAGCCCGAGGTTTTCAGCAGTATCCCTGCGGCGATGTGGTGGGCGATTGTTACCATGACAACGGTTGGCTACGGCGATGTCATCCCCATCACGGTGATGGGGAAAATAATGGCCTCGGTTATCAGTATCATGAGTTTGGGCATTGTGGCTCTCCCCGCAGGTTTATTAGCATCGGGATTTAGCGAAGCGATTCGGGAACGACGCCGGACCTATGAAAAAATGGTTAATCTGGCATTGCAGGATGGCGAAATTGATTCCGTAGAACATAAAGCGCTGAATCAGATGCGGGAAACCCTGGGCATCAGTAAAGAGGATGCCGCCCATATTCTTCATGCCAATATTGACCGGAAGATGGAACTGGACCTGGGACGGGATCTGAACCAGCTTCGCCAGGAGATTGATGCGGTGCTGCATGACCATTGCCCTCACTGTAACCACCCGGTTAAATGGCTGGAGCGACGTAACCGCAAGTAA
- a CDS encoding TIGR02281 family clan AA aspartic protease, which produces MKQDSSRHFIGRLFAHLTWIILLGLFYLMFQDRLLQQNNPNHALNISEENQMVVLQRNRQGHYLAPGTINGQPVRFLLDTGATDISIPGALADKLRLAPGRASYASTANGTIKVYDTRLNSVALGGLSQANVSAHINPHMQGNTVLLGMSFLQHLELTQRGDTLTLKR; this is translated from the coding sequence ATGAAACAGGATAGCAGCCGGCACTTTATCGGCCGACTCTTTGCCCATCTCACCTGGATTATTCTTCTGGGACTATTCTATCTGATGTTTCAGGACCGCCTGTTACAGCAAAATAACCCCAACCACGCACTGAATATATCCGAAGAGAATCAGATGGTAGTGCTCCAGCGCAACCGTCAGGGACACTATCTGGCACCGGGAACAATCAACGGTCAGCCGGTGCGCTTTCTTCTCGACACCGGTGCCACCGATATCAGTATTCCCGGCGCGCTGGCAGACAAGCTCCGACTGGCACCTGGCAGAGCCTCATACGCCAGCACAGCCAATGGCACCATCAAAGTCTATGATACCCGGCTCAATTCGGTGGCACTGGGTGGATTGTCTCAGGCAAACGTATCCGCCCATATCAACCCCCATATGCAAGGGAATACTGTACTGCTGGGGATGAGTTTTTTACAGCATCTGGAACTGACTCAGCGGGGCGATACCCTGACTCTGAAACGTTAA
- a CDS encoding diguanylate cyclase, translated as MQGDLDNFLYLLDCLPVAAMVLLFNEEQQRESDRQKIVYVNKKYQQLIGYPLERTPNAEAWMEVVYPDRQHREKLMMLCHTFGGLLRETEEIAQIRMKIRCNDGKERDFQVTGDNRTIIPDHYLVTFQEITSLTAEIEQLRQQSEVDQLTGVFNQHHLLRRLEAEVERAESTGAGFTLMMFDLDFFKDVNDHYGHHCGDQVLITCVDLIRSALSGVDCLARWNGADFVVLMREDNPGIARQVIQKAWQGVRAHTFCWRDSTFAMTTTVGLTSYRRGDTTESILERADLALKRGKRVGGDFIFVDDSD; from the coding sequence TTGCAAGGCGATTTAGACAACTTCCTCTATCTTCTGGATTGTCTGCCAGTGGCTGCGATGGTGCTTCTGTTTAATGAAGAGCAGCAGAGGGAGTCAGACCGGCAAAAAATCGTATATGTTAATAAAAAGTATCAGCAGCTGATTGGTTATCCTCTTGAGCGGACACCGAATGCTGAAGCCTGGATGGAGGTCGTTTACCCTGATCGCCAGCACCGCGAAAAGCTGATGATGCTTTGCCATACTTTTGGCGGGCTACTCCGGGAAACGGAAGAGATTGCTCAGATACGGATGAAGATTCGTTGCAATGATGGCAAAGAACGTGATTTTCAGGTCACGGGGGACAACCGCACTATTATTCCGGATCACTATCTGGTTACCTTTCAGGAGATCACCAGCTTAACGGCTGAGATTGAACAACTCAGACAGCAGTCGGAAGTTGATCAACTGACCGGGGTTTTCAATCAGCACCACCTGCTCAGACGGCTTGAAGCAGAGGTTGAGCGGGCCGAATCAACAGGGGCAGGTTTTACCCTGATGATGTTTGATCTGGATTTCTTTAAGGATGTGAATGACCATTATGGCCATCACTGCGGTGACCAGGTTTTAATCACGTGTGTTGATCTTATTCGCTCAGCGTTGAGCGGAGTTGATTGCCTGGCGCGCTGGAACGGTGCTGATTTTGTTGTGCTGATGCGCGAAGATAATCCGGGTATTGCCCGGCAGGTGATTCAGAAGGCCTGGCAGGGGGTTCGTGCGCATACGTTTTGCTGGCGGGACTCGACCTTTGCGATGACCACAACCGTGGGTTTAACCTCTTATCGGCGGGGAGATACCACCGAGTCTATTTTAGAACGTGCAGATCTTGCGCTTAAGCGGGGAAAGCGGGTCGGCGGAGATTTCATCTTTGTTGATGATTCGGACTGA